Proteins encoded together in one Penicillium digitatum chromosome 1, complete sequence window:
- a CDS encoding Acyl-CoA N-acyltransferase, with amino-acid sequence MSTSTPLVLELATIQDLPAITELWFTVFNDPGMRHLFPDTPGVRDWFTAANRTAMLTKPYQKYLKMIDPNTKDAQGQARVVAYAKWDLAMPDERGARFPPWHGDMPGQVCDHFFAGLEKERKRVMGDRKHYYGP; translated from the exons ATGTCGACCTCAACCCCTCTAGTCTTAGAACTCGCCACGATCCAAGACCTTCCTGCCATTACAGAGCTATGGTTTACCGTGTTCAATGACCCGGGCATGCGCCACCTATTCCCAGATACGCCAGGGGTGCGTGATTGGTTTACCGCAGCCAACCGCACCGCCATGCTCACAAAGCCTTATCAAAAATACCTCAAAATGATCGACCCCAACACCAAAGATGCCCAGGGACAGGCGCGGGTAGTCGCATATGCGAAATGGGACCTGGCCATGCCCGACGAGCGCGGGGCTCGGTTTCCACCTTGGCACGGGGACATGCCTGGTCAAGTATGTGATCATTTCTTTGCGGGGCTGGAGAAAGAGCGCAAACGTGTGATGGGTGATCGGAAGCATTACT ATGGACCTTGA